The DNA window AGAAAAGTGGCAATTACTGGACTTCTGAGTACGTTTTAAATAAAAGAGCCAATACCTGGTTTGTAAATTCATCCAACGGAAGAAGTTATTATGCACCAAGAAGTTCCAAAAAACTGGTAATCTGCGTAAAAGGCTCCCTTGCCGGCCCCAAAGAGGAAAACAATAAAACCAAATTCAAAGAAGCAGAAATGGATGGAGAATTTGTGAAAGTAGGCCCCTATCGCTTCAGTACAGAAGTAACGGAAAATCTGGATTACTTTGAAGCCAAAAAACATTGTGAAGGGAAAGACCAGGTTCTACCGGGTCGTTCAGAACTTCGCGCTGCTTTCCATAGTCGGGTAGATAAACTTCGGGAAACAGGCGGTCAGTTTGTTTCATCCTCTCGATCCTTTTCAAATAGTGGTAAAATCTGGTATGTTGATTTTGATTCGGGTTATTCGAGAGCAAGCTATCCTTATACCAAGTTCAAAGTACGCTGCATGAAAAAACAGGAACCTAAAGAATTAGATAATGGTAAAAGACCGGCAAAAGAAGGCACATCTGAAACTCCTTCTGATTCCACCACTCAACCTTCTACCAAAGAAAGTTCTTCAAAAAAATGAACCAGTTTTATGCCATTCTCTTAAGCGGGGGAACAGGCTCCCGCTTAGACTCCGAAACCCCCAAGCAATTTTTGAAAATCAAAGGAAAGTCTCTTTTACAAAGAAGTGTTTTACTTTTTAAGGTATGGGGACTGGCAAAGAGACTTACCATTGTTTCTCATCCGGATTTTATCGAAGAAACAGAACTGGACTTGAAAGAACTTCTGGACGAAGGAGACCAGATTGTTACAGGTGGAAAAAGTCGCCATGAATCCTCTCTGAATGCTTTTAAAAATATTCCTTATGATGAAAGTGATATTTTAATCATACATGATGTGGCAAGACCTTTTGTAAAACCTTATGAACTGGATATGATTTGTAATGCAGCTATTCAGCACGGCTTGTCGAGTCTTGCCTTTCCCCTGCATGAAACATTAGTTTTAAAAAATATAGAAGACAAAGCAGAAACCCTTATTAAACGAGAAGATGCTATGCTAATTAAAACCCCTCAGGCCATCCATGCTCAAAGACTGAAACATTTATTATATTTGGATCCAAAAGAAGAACCTACCGATCTTTCAAGCTGGGGTATTCAAGGAGGTTTGACAACCAAACTGGTGGAAAGTAATCCTTATAATATAAAAATTACACGGAAAGAAGATTTGCTACTGGCAGAGTTCTATTACGAACCTTTTAAAAATTTCAAAGCACAATAAACAATGAAAAAATTTACTATTCTACTGAGCTTAATTATAATCATTTTGGGTCTATTACAATTCATCCCTTTAAAAAGGCCCGGTGGGAAAAATGCCCATGAACTTCAAGCCTCAAAAGAAGTTAAGGATATTCTAAAACGTTCCTGTTATGATTGTCATTCCGATCTGACCCGCTGGCCCTGGTATTCAAAAGTGTTCCCCATTTCCTTACTTGTGATTCACGATGTAAAAGAAGGAAAAGAATTTTTAAATTTCTCAGAATGGGAATCTCTAAGTTTAAAACAAAAAAGCAATAGCTCCTTTGAAATCATTGAAGAAATCGAATCCAAAGAAATGCCTTTAAAAATATATCTTCCTTTACATCCGGAAGCTAAATTATCTTCGAAAGACATAGACCTATTAAAAAAATGGGCAGATGAAATTGATTTACAATATGCAGAAAGCAAAAAAAATCGATGATAGATGTACAAAATCTTTATAAGACTTTTATAATACGAAAACGCAAATCCGGCTTCTTAGGTTCCCTAAGTTCTCTGATTCACACAGAAAAAGAAAAAATAAATGCTGTAGACAATGTTTCCTTTCAAATCGAAAAGGGAGAATTTGTGGGATATATAGGCCCCAATGGAGCCGGCAAGTCAACCACGATAAAAATGCTTACAGGAATCTTGACTCCCAGTTCCGGTTTTATTCGTATAAAAGGTCTGGATCCACTAAAACAAAGAAGAGAAAATGCAAAGCAAATAGGAGTAGTATTCGGACAAAGAACCCAACTCTGGTGGGATCTTCCGGTTGAAGAATCATTTGATCTATTGAAAACCATATATAAAATCCCGGAAAAACAATATAAAGAAAAACTGGATGAGTTTCAGGAATTGCTCGGTATTCAAACTTTCTTCAAACAACAAACTCGAAAGCTTTCCCTTGGACAAAGAATGAAAGCCGATTTGGCTGCAAGCCTTCTTCATTCTCCTTCGATTTTATTCCTTGATGAACCTACCATTGGTTTAGATATAATTACTAAGGAAAAAGTAAGAGAGTTCATACGCAGGATAAACCAGGAACAAAAGACTACCGTATTATTAACAACTCATGATGTTCAGGATATAGAATTTTTAGCGAGACGTATTATCGTTATTGATAGAGGAAAAATTGGTTATGATGGAAATATAAACGAATTTAATAGTCTTTTATCCGATATGTCTCAGGTAAATGTTCACTTCTCATCTCCTTTAAAAGAAGAACTTATTCTTAAAGAACCTTTTGTTCTCAAAAAAAAAATATCCGAAGTTCATTATCAGATAAACATGCCCAAAGAAGAATCACTTTCTGCTCTAATCGATATACTACAATCTTATAATATAGAAATACAGGAAATAAATAGAGAAAAGCAGGATCTTGAATTTGCCATAAAAAAAATGTATTCCAGACTTTCTGAATTATGAAAACCTATATAAAATTTATCTCCAAATCTTTTCAGCGCTCATTAGCATATCGACTCGAATATTATGTAGGTCTCGCAAATGCTTTCTTATATATCTTTATATTTACTTCCGTCTGGAAAACAGTTGCAAAGGAAAGCCCGGAACAACTCGGAAGCTGGGAGAGTGAAAGTCTTGTTCGTTATGCAATTCTTTCTACTCTTTTAAAAGTCTCTTTCGGAAAGAATGATAACCTTCTTAGCAATAAGATAAAGAGTGGAGATATAGTTTATGACTTTTTAAAACCCTATAATATCGTGTTTATGTATTTTGCAGATAGTATAGGGGTTAGTTTATTTCAGGCACTCGCAAGAGCCCTTCCTCTTTTCGTTTTTTCTATCTTCTTCTTTAATATCTCATTAAACCTTAACTTCTCTACTTTTCTTCAATTTATACCTATTTATCTTTTTGCTTTCTCTACATTTCTTTTAATAGGATTTGCAATTTCCTCTTTATCTTTTTACTTCACAGAAATCTTCAGTTTTCAAATATTATACTATGCAATGATTACTCTTTTCTCCGGGGCCATCATTCCTTTAAATCTCTTTCCGGCTTCGATTCATAAACTGGTAGATTATACACCCTTTCCCTATCTTTATTATTATCCAGGACTCTGGCTGGTTCGTGCCGGTCAGGGCTTAAATTATTATTCTCTTATAAGTAAATATTTATATATTCTATTCTTCTTAAGTATTATCTCTTACTTTCTTTATACTTATGGAAAAAAGAAAATGGAAATTGCCGGAGGTTAAGAGTACATAAAAAAAGCTGGCCTTTTAAAAGCCAGCTTTCTAAAGCATCCATCCTTTTAGATCTTACATATCCTCATCTAAAGGATCAAGGTTATCAGGTTTTTTGTCTTCTTTCTTTTCAACAGGTTTTTCTTCTTTCTTTTCTTCTTTTTTCTCTACGTCTTTTGCAGGTGCCGGGTCTTTTTTAGGAGCTACTTTTTTGCCTTTATTCTTGCGAACTTTTTTGCCTTTTTGAGCGCCCTTCTTTTTGCCTTTGCCTACTTTTTTCTTGTTTTTCTTTCCGGATTTCTTCCTGTTAACCTTTTTTTTATTACCGCTTTTCTTTTTTCCTTTTTTTACGTTCTTCTTTTTATCAGAAGAAACTTTCGTTTTTCCTCCGCCTTTGTTTCCGGCATCATCACCTGCAAATACAGGTGCAATAGCGAAGAAAGAAGCGATAATAAGTGATGCGATTATCTTCTTTAACATCATTAACTCCAAATATTATCTTTACCACTTAGGTAATAAATTTACCCAAGGATATATTAGGATATAAACTTGTAAACAATTTATAGAAAAACCCAAGTCATTATCGGAAAAAAAATTATTCTTCTGAGAGAAAAATACGCACCACTTCCTTCATAACGAGGAATCCATTCTTCAAAGCCTCTTCATCAAAATCAAAAAACGAACTATGATGAGGATGGATTAGACCTTTCTCAGGATTTCTTGAACCTACAAAAAAATAGCAGCCGGGCACTTCCAGTAAAAAAGCAGAAAAATCTTCTCCCCCCATAGTTCTGGCCTCTTCTTCAGTCACGGAATCCTCACCCAGTATGTTTCGGGCAGCCCTTCGAACAATATTGGCCATCTCAGGAGTATTAATCGTGGGCTTATCCACTCTCTCATATTTAATTTCTACTTCTGCACCCAGAGCCCTGGCTGTATTTTCCACCAGTCTATGGAACTTTTCCGGAATCACATCGTACAATTTTTTAGAAAAAGTTCGAACAGTTCCTTTCATTTCAGCTACTTCCGGGATAACATTAAAAGCATCTCCTGCATGAATACTTCCTACCGTCACGACACAGGAATCAAGGGGGTCTACATTCCGAGAAACCAGAGTCTGTAAAGCTGTGACTATATAAGAGGAAACCACTACAGGGTCAACTGTATGCTGGGGCATAGCTCCATGACCGCTAATTCCCTTTACCCGGATGTAAAACTCATCCACAGAAGCCATCATGGTACCATCTACCAATCCAATCTTTCCTATATCAATATGGTTCCATACGTGAAGGGCAAAAGCGGCATCTACCTTATACTTCTTTAAAAGCCCCTCCTCTATCATTTTATCAGCCCCACAGCCCCCTTCTTCAGCCGGCTGAAAAATCAGAAGTATTTTTCCCTGAGGAATCATATCTTTATAATTTTTTGCAATTTCCGTTGCAAAGCCCATAAGAATGGCTGTATGGCCGTCATGACCGCAGGCGTGCATAATTCCGGTCTTTTTTGAACAATATTCTACCTGGTTCTCTTCCTGTATAGGTAAGGCATCCATATCAGCTCGAACCAGTATCGTTTTTCCGGGTTTTCCTGAATTTAAAAGGCAGGCAATACCGGTTCCTGCGAGGCCTTCTTCAAATTGAAAACCTAATTTTTTAAGATGAGAGGCAACATAAGCAGCCGTTTCCTTTTCCTGGTACTGCAACTCCGGAAATGAATGTATATGCCTTCTGTATGAAACAATTTCTTGAAACCTTTCTTCCTGAATATAGGACATAATTTAGCTCCGAAAAAAGCCTGGTGAAATAGAATACGCTAAAAAAACAAAAAAGAGAGATAAGCTAAGACTTAGCAAAATATACAGAAAAGCCGGGAAAAAACCGGAAGTCTTAAAGAGTTTCAGGACCTCCACTGAAAAAGTAGAAAAAGTAGTAAAACCCCCACAAAACCCCGTACCTAAAAATAGCTTCATCTCAGAACTAAGATTCTGCTTTTCTGTTAAATAATATAGGATAAAACCCAGAAAAAAACTACCTAAAACATTCACAGACAGAGTTCCCAGCGGAAAACCATCCCAAAACTTCTCATTTAAACGAATCGAAATGGCATACCGCAAAGAGCCGCCCAGAGCAGCTCCCAGCGAGATATAGAGGTATTCCATTCAGGTAAGTTTCCTGTTTTCCAGAGCATTCAACAAAAGCTCCTTACCGGCTTTGGCAACCTGCTCTTTTGCTTCTGTAGTTACAACATTTAGCCTTGAAAGGGCAAGGGTAGATAAATGCTCCACCAGACCTTCCAGTCTTTCTTTGTAAAATTCCCTATCTTCCTCGGTTTCTGACAGACCTGCTTTAAGTTTTAATGAAGCAATTTTTTCGGTTATATTCTTAACCGTTTCTTTATCCTCTTCAGAAAACATATCTTCTTTTGCAACTGATAAGATTTGCTTGACTTTACCCTGTAGTTCTTCCTTTGGATCAGCAGCCATCTTTATTCCTTCGTCTTTTCTGCACTGAATGAGTCAGCCCAGGCCTTACACTTACTTTCTGTTTCCTCTTTGGTTTTTGCCCTTGCACAGGCACAGGCGGAGGATAACTGATCTTTGGAGCTAAGTTTGGTATCCTCATCAATCAGGCACTGTAAACCGGAAATAGCCATATAATCTGTAGCCCTGTCAGCATCATTCTCATACCGATTATCTTTTTGGAGATATTTCACATACCTTTTTGTATGAACGAGTGACCAACCCTGAACTGCTTTTTTATAAGCAACATCACTTGCACAGGACATTAGAGTTCCCAAAATAACAGGAAGTATAAGTTTTATTTTATTTAGTTTCATCCAACATTCCTTCTTTGTATCCGGCTTCCCGGAACTGAAAGCCGGTACAATAGAAGCATACCTTATAGAAAGAGAAAGCTTTTTTTCAAAAAGAAATTTATTTCTGATTCTCCTTTCTACTTGCCCGTATACCCCTAATCCTTTCTTTTTGAACTATGGGGCATAATCATTCTCACGAGCATGAACACTCAAATGACAGTATTAAAAATCTAAAAATTGCATTCTTTTTGAACTTCAGTTTCACTATTTTTGAAATCTTTGGTGGACTTTATACGAATAGTATAGCGATTCTCTCAGACGCTCTACACGACTTCGGAGATAGCCTTTCTCTTGGATTATCAATACTTTTAGAAAAAAAATCCAAAAAAGCAGGCAACTTTCGCTTTTCCTTCGGCTACCAGAGATTTTCCCTATTAGGTGCTCTCATTAATAGTATAATTTTACTGATAGGTTCTGTTCTAATCATAAGCGAAGCCATTCCAAGGATCTTGAGTCCGGAAAAAAGTAATGCCAGGGGAATGCTGGGTTTTGCTATAGCCGGTATTCTGATTAATGGATTAGCCGTATTGCGTTTGAGTTCCTCCCATTCCATAAATCAGAGAGTTGCTATGTGGCATCTTTTAGAAGATGTACTGGGCTGGATAGCCGTTTTAATTGTAAGCATCGTTTTATTATTCAAGGATATACCCATCCTTGACCCGGTTTTATCCATCCTGATTACTATCTACGTACTTTATAATGTTCTCAAGAATCTAAAAGAAACCCTGCATATTTTTTTACAGGGGGTTCCGGAAGAAATTGATCTGGAAAACCTCGAAGATGAATTAAAGAAATTAGACAGAATAAAGTCCGTGCATAGCTTAAACCTCTGGTCTTTAGATGGAGTAAAACACGTTTTTTCTGTACATCTTCTGGTCGAAAAGTTAGAAGGTATATCAGATATCATTCTAATAAAAAAACAGGTTAAAGACTTACTTCTCAAGAGCAGTATTCACCATGCCACTATCGAAATTGAGTTTTTAGATGAAGCCTGCTATATGCAAGAAGTAAAGAAAAAGGATTAGAAAACTCATTTTTCACTTTCAATCCATAGCAGAAAATTAAAACTGGTAATGACTTGACGAAAAATGTATCATTTTGCGTATGTCTAATTACACAATCAATAGGAGGATTTCATGCCAACATACGAATATAAGTGCCTTAGCTGCGACACTATTTTTGAACACTTTCAATCCATGAAAGATGAGCCTCTGAGTACCTGCCTCTGTGAGAAAAAGGGAGAGGTAAAACGTTTAATTTCAAACGGTGGTGGAATTATCTTCAAAGGTAGTGGTTTTTATGTAAATGATTATAAACCCAAGTCACCGGAGAGTTCCCAGTCCGAAACCAAATCTGAATCCAAGACCGGTAGCACAGGTTCCGGTACTGAATCCAAACCTTAGATCTTGGGACGATTAGCAATACTGGCCGGGGGTGGAGAGCTTCCTCATATAGCCATGAAGGAAGCTCTTTTACAGGGAGAAGATCCCATTTTTTTAGGAATACTTGAATCCGAATTTGAAGCCGGCGAATATAAAGATAGAGTTCTACCGGTCTACATTAGTAAAATTGGAGATGTACTGAAAAAATGCAAGAAGAATAATGTGTCTAAACTTTTACTTTTAGGTAAGGTAAAAAAAGACATGATTCTTCGGGGTTATAAATTTGATCTGAAAGCCCTGCTGCTTCTGGCCAGAATGGTAAATCGAAACGATACCTCCTTTTTTCATACAGCAGCCGGAGAATTTATCAAGCTAAATATAGAGATCATTTCCCAGAAAACTTACCTGAGTTCTTTGCTTTTAGGGGAAGGAAGATATACCAAAAAAAAGCTTCCACACCATAAACTGGAAGATATTGATTACGGAATGAATATGGCTTCTAAAATGGCTGAATTAGATATAGGTCAGACCGTTGTAGTCACAAAAAAAATGATACTTGCCATTGAAGCCATCGAAGGTACCGATGAAACCATCCGTCGGGGAGGAGAACTTTCCCGAAAGAAAGGAGCTATCGTCTGTAAGAGTTCTCGTGTTGGACAGGATGAACGCTTTGACCTTCCTACAGTTGGTACACAAACCCTGGATTCTATGCATACATCCGGTTGTGATACCCTCGTTATCCGCTCCGGGGAAACTCTTGTAGTATCACCCAAAAGTTTTATTGAGTATGCTGAAAAACTAAAAATTTCTGTTATCTCTATGAAAAATTCTCCGGCAAAATCTATTAATAAGAATTATATAAAACTATCATGAAAGAAGATGTGAAGAAAATACTATTAGTAGCCGGTGAACATTCCGGAGATTTACTCGGTGGAGATTTATTGAAATACTTGAAGAAAGAAATACCCAATCTTTCTTTTGAAGGAATCGGTGGGGACGAAATGTTGAAAGAGGGTTTACACTCTATCACCGATATAGAATCCATGAATGTAGTAGGCTTATCCGGAATTGTTTCTAAATACAAATATTTAAAATCTCTGGCCAGACAGCTTGTTGAAATATGCAAAAAAGAGAATATTAGATATGCTATATTAATTGATTATCCGGGTTTTAATCTCAGGCTTACAAAAATGCTGAGAGCTGAAGGAATCGAGGTAGCTTTTTTCGTATCTCCACAAATTTGGGCATGGAGGTTTAAAAGAGTTTTTTTTATTCGAGATAATATCAGTCTGATGCTAACTCTTTTCGAATTTGAAAAGGATATATACCTGAAATATGGTGTAAACGCAGAGTTTGTAGGACACCCTTTAGTTCAAAGATTAGAAGATAAATTAAAAGAATATCCACCTTTAAACATAGAAAAAAACAAGCGTTACATTACTCTAATGCCCGGCTCCAGAACTACAGAGATAAAAAAACACCTTCCCATTCTTTTAGAAACAGCCCAAAAAATACAGGAACATTTTTCTTCTGATACATTCGTTTTCTTAATTCCGGGTATCAGTCACAAAAATGATGCTTTTATTACTGCTTCTTTAAAAAAATATAAAGAAGAAAATCCAAACGCTCCGGAAGTTCAATATCATTTTGACAGGTCTCCACATTGCATTTCTATTTCAGAATTAGTGATTCTTTCTTCCGGTACGGCCACATTAGAAGTCACTTACTTCTGCAAACCCATGATCATTATGTATAAAGCCAGTTTTTTTTCTTATATTGTAGCCAGCAACGTAAAACAAGTAACTCATATCGGAATGGTGAATATTCTAAATAATGATAAAGAAGTATGCAAGGAGTTTCTGCAATATAATGCGACAATGAAAAAGATACTCCCGGAAGCTATTCAACTTCTAAGCAATGCTAACTACCGGGATCAAATGATTCAAAAACTCAAAGAAATAAAAGATAAACTGGGAAAAGGAAATCCTTCAGAAGTTGCAGCCAAAGCTATTCTAAAATGGATTCGCGGGAATTAACCGGCATAATTTTTTGTAAACGAACCATTTCGTCTTTCCAAATTCCATACCAGGAATCTTTTTTTTGTTCAGAGAAAAGAAAATATCCTTCAGGTTGTAAAGCCTCTTTACTTTCCTGAATTCTTGCTCCTAAAGAATCTATTTTTAAAAAAAATTCTTTTCGATTGCTTTTCTTAACAAGATAAACTTTTCCATCCGGTTCAAAAATCAAAATAAGTCCTTCCGAAGGTATCATCTTCCAGGAACCAATAATACTAGCATATTTAAAATCTTTATTAGGTTCATCAGCTTTACTTGTTTTATTCTTTTTACAGTTAATACCAAACATACCAAAATAAAGAACAATAAATAGAAGAATACCCTTGCGAATAAATTTCTTCATTTTCATTTCCTCCATTAATTTTTATTGCAGGAATACTTTGATTCTATAAAGGAAAGCTTCACCGGTTTTTGAGCCATATTTCCATAGAAAACATAATTCACTTTACGATTTTTAGAATTAGCATAACCTTTGAAATAATAATCCTGTCCTTTAACTTCAATATTTCTATAAAATAATTCTCGAGAATAAATTTGCAAATCTAAAGCTAAATTAAATTTTGAATTTTCATTGATATATTCACCCAGAGAAAACAAATCTTCGTTATCAAATTGCTTGGCTCTTACATTATAGAGGTTCGCATCGGCTCGCAAACTTCTATAGGTCAAGAATTCAGATAAATTATTACCATTACTCACCATAGCTAAATTGATATCTAACTTTTCCGGATAAAGTTCCATATCACAAATAGAAAAAGCTTTTCCTCCCCAGGTAAAATCTTTAAGATTGATGGAAAAATCCATATAAGGAATTTTTCTTCCATAATCAATACGGTAAGATATTTCATTCTCTTTATTTTTTTCTTCTTCTCCCGCAACCTTAAGCAACAGAGAACTACGAAGATTATCAAGATTCATAGAAAAAGGCCCTAAAGAGGGAGAATTTTTGTCTTTTTTTATATTAGATATTTTCAAATTTATTTTAGCCTGTAACTCCTCAAGAAAAGTTTTATATTCAGGTAAAGTAATAAAATATTCTTCTTCTAATAATTTTGCCTGTCTTTCTCGAATTGAATCTTGAATATATTTCTCAATACTTAAATAAATACTTTCATAATCCTCTAAAAGAACCTGTTGTATTTTTCCATCTATAGTAACATTAGAAGTAAGATATAAAAATTTTGGCTTTCCCCAGGGCTCTGCGCGATTGAAAGAAAGATTACCCGACAAACCCAGGTTAAATGGAGAACCAAAAAGATTCCCCTTTAAATTTCCAATAAGCTCTTGTTTATTATTCAGTTTAATCAATAATTCATCTACTTTAAATTTTACATTTGGAGCTTTAAAAGTAAAAATGGAATTAACAAGAGATAAGTTTTCCGTAACTATAAACCAATTCTTCTTTTCTTTTGTTTCGTTAAGATTCAGTTCAAAATTTAAATTTCCATTTATTTTCCAACCGGATGGTAAATAAATTTTTTCCCAGAGTCCTTTTGAATCCTGTAAGGAAATTGAAATATTATATTGTTTTAAATCATTAATACTTCTACCAATGGTCTCATTAATTGTTAAAGTATCTACCTGAAGTTTCCTTTTAAATTTTTCAGCATAACCTTGAATTTTATTTTTCTTTTCTTCAATCTCGCCATATTTAGATTGATAGGAAAAATTGGCATTAATAAAAAGACTGTTATAAATAATATCTTTATAATACAGGAAATAGCCTTTTAGACTGTGTATTTTTAAATCGGCATTTGCTTCAAAATCTCCGCCTTCGTCTCCCTTGAAACTTGCAAAACCATATAAAAATCCTTTTTCTACTTTTGTATTTAAAACATACTGATTAAACAGCTCTAACTCCTGATGATTAAATTTATTTAACTCAATCTGTGAGTAATATTTTTTTTCTTTCAGATAATACGAACCCACGCCACTTATAGTAGAAGTAGCCGGAATATATAAAAAGTTATCATTAAAGGAAAAGGATAATTTTCCTACATCTCTCTTTATTAATAAGTCGATAGGTCTATTTGTATGAAAAACAATATTGCCATGATTCAAAGCTTTAAACTGTAAATCTATAAACTCCACTTCCTTTATAAGAATGGAGTTTAATAAGGGGTACATTACTTTTGAAGTTCCCTTATCAATATCAAAATTTAAATTTGCATTGTGTATAGTGATTTTTTTGAAAACTATTTCTTTGGAAAAATATCCACCAATTCCTATATCAATTCTTTTAGAATAGAAAAGAATCTTATTACTCGAAAAATCCTCCTCAGCTGAAACTTTTACATCTTCAATAATGATACCGGAGAAAATGGAAAAATCAACCACTCCGAACTCTACAGATTTATGTAATTTTTGCTGCAAAAGATTTATAGCTAATCTCTTCACTGCCGGTAAATCAAGGTATTTACTCTTAATATAGGAATTTGTTAAATGAAAAGATGTATAGAGTAAAAAGATTACTACAGGAAGCCCTATAAGCACTGAGTATAAGAATCGAGATTTTAGATAAACAGGGACATAGGCTGTATAGATCCCTGTTTTTAAAATCTTCTTATATTCTCGTATTCGTTTCAATTTTACTGAACTCCAACTTCACATTCCTTCTTTATCTTTAGAAGTGAAGAATTCTCAGGAAACTTTACAAGACCTTCAGAGGCTATTTTTATACTTCTTTTACATAAATTTATTTCTTT is part of the Leptospiraceae bacterium genome and encodes:
- the lpxB gene encoding lipid-A-disaccharide synthase; the encoded protein is MKEDVKKILLVAGEHSGDLLGGDLLKYLKKEIPNLSFEGIGGDEMLKEGLHSITDIESMNVVGLSGIVSKYKYLKSLARQLVEICKKENIRYAILIDYPGFNLRLTKMLRAEGIEVAFFVSPQIWAWRFKRVFFIRDNISLMLTLFEFEKDIYLKYGVNAEFVGHPLVQRLEDKLKEYPPLNIEKNKRYITLMPGSRTTEIKKHLPILLETAQKIQEHFSSDTFVFLIPGISHKNDAFITASLKKYKEENPNAPEVQYHFDRSPHCISISELVILSSGTATLEVTYFCKPMIIMYKASFFSYIVASNVKQVTHIGMVNILNNDKEVCKEFLQYNATMKKILPEAIQLLSNANYRDQMIQKLKEIKDKLGKGNPSEVAAKAILKWIRGN